A part of Salmo salar chromosome ssa18, Ssal_v3.1, whole genome shotgun sequence genomic DNA contains:
- the LOC106577089 gene encoding cholesterol 25-hydroxylase-like protein: MEPSLESSSPFLLQTLWDKIRAQEDFLRSPLFPVLFSMTLYLSCCLPYLCLDTLSSRVALVHRYKIQSQSRVTWAMAWSCLATSLHTHAVFIFPLSVLHWYWRPVVLPAQAPGALRVAWDVLACLLLFDLQYFVWHVLHHKVPWLYRTFHKVHHRYTATFALTTEHSGIWETLSLGLFAAVNPNLLGCHPLTKMFFFTLNIWLSVEDHSGYDLPWAPHRLVPFGLYGGSPHHDLHHLKFMVNYAPYFTHWDRLFGTLLHTDKPDTYDVDVLDASKRCDTASSGVTDVSHAPVYEVTHSCVKDYEVQFRGK; the protein is encoded by the coding sequence ATGGAGCCCTCATTGgagtcctcctctcctttcctgctACAGACTTTATGGGACAAGATAAGAGCACAAGAAGACTTTCTCCGCTCTCCCTTGTTCCCTGTCCTGTTCTCCATGACACTCTATCTGAGCTGCTGCCTGCCTTACCTGTGCCTTGACACCCTGTCCTCCAGAGTAGCCCTGGTGCACCGCTACAAGATTCAGTCACAGAGCAGGGTGACCTGGGCAATGGCATGGAGCTGCCTGGCTACCTCCCTGCACACCCACGCTGTGTTCATTTTCCCCCTCAGTGTTCTGCACTGGTACTGGAGACCAGTGGTCCTCCCTGCCCAAGCCCCTGGGGCTCTTCGTGTGGCCTGGGACGTGTtagcctgtctcctcctctttgacCTGCAGTACTTTGTGTGGCACGTGCTGCACCACAAGGTGCCCTGGCTCTACCGGACTTTCCATAAGGTGCACCACCGCTACACAGCCACCTTCGCCCTGACCACAGAGCACTCTGGGATCTGGGAGACCCTGAGTCTGGGCTTGTTTGCTGCAGTGAACCCTAACCTGCTGGGCTGCCACCCACTCACCAAGATGTTCTTCTTCACCCTGAACATCTGGCTGTCTGTAGAGGACCACTCAGGTTATGACCTGCCCTGGGCCCCTCACAGACTGGTACCCTTTGGGCTCTATGGCGGATCTCCACACCACGACCTCCACCATCTCAAGTTCATGGTCAACTACGCACCCTACTTCACACACTGGGACAGGCTGTTCGGCACGCTGCTGCATACAGACAAACCAGACACGTATGATGTAGATGTGTTGGATGCTTCAAAAAGATGTGATACAGCATCAAGTGGTGTGACTGATGTAAGCCATGCACCAGTGTATGAGGTTACACATAGCTGTGTGAAAGACTATGAGGTACAGTTCAGAGGAAAATGA